From the genome of Triticum aestivum cultivar Chinese Spring chromosome 1A, IWGSC CS RefSeq v2.1, whole genome shotgun sequence:
ATGGCCTGTGCAATCGTCTAGTTAGATAGAGTTTGTTTCGTCACACCTTAATATTATAAGACAATTCGAAACCAAAGCCAAACTTATGTTTGTTTTGTTGTTCGTTTTTGTCAAACCTATCATAAAGTCTGACTAGTGGCCTAATGAGTAATTTTCACCTTCTCCTTGTTAGAACTAATAAAAGTATTTACTTGGGGGTAAATAGATTATATAGGTCACTAATAGATGGATGCACTGAGTAGCATACCATTCTTGATACCCGATGAAGCTTTCCATTGCCATTAACACCACTAATCGGTGATAATTCCTGATGAATATTTACCCAATTACGATAAAGAGTACTATCTATTTGTAGAAACTTTTCTGCTGTTTTCTTATTCTAAATCTTATGTTGCAGGACCCCAGATATGTCTGCCATGCACCATGATGCATCACATGACCTTAAAATTCTGGGAAGTAAGCTAAAGGATATCGTTGGGGTACGACTGTTTCAACCTAAGTGGATACAAAAGTTGTTCAGTGACCATTGATTAACATGCTGATCTCATGTTTAGGTTGCGGATACTTCCCTGGAAGTAAGATACATTACTCGTCACATATGTGACATCGTTGCAGAGCGCGGCGCACGCTTGGCCGCTGCTGGCATATATGGCATCCTGAAGAAGCTAGGCCGGGACAAGGTGCCAACCGACGGCAGCCCGATGCCAAGGACCGTGGTTGCCTTGGACGGTGGGCTCTATGAGCACTACAAGAAGTTCAGCAGCTGCTTAGAGGCAACTCTTTCAGATCTCCTCGGGGACGAGGCCTCTTCTTCGCTGGTTGCCAAGCTGGCCAATGACGGCTCTGGCATTGGAGCTGCTCTCCTCGCCGCTTCGCACTCCCAGTACGCTGATATCTACTAGTCTTCTTGGTAACGAGCCCGATGGATGGATTGAACCCAGAGTGTAGCAGcctcttctcttccttttttttttcttttcttttcccttcGAACCTTCCTAATCGCCTGGTGGTGGAATTTTACCTTCTTCGGCTATTCTGCGGACACTCTCCGGTGCGTCTGCAGCGGGATGTAGCTAGCATAGCGCCAAAGAGCTTGGAGGTTTATCTAATGGCATAAAAGTTTCAGTGGCAGGAACATATGGAGATGGAGGTTTGGACAATGCCATTCCTGTTCTGCCGATTCTTTTTCCCCTTGTCTGGTGGTGTTTTGTAATCCATAACATTTTGTTaatccttttttttgtattttctccTCCCAATAAAGATGAGGATCGACATCATCCAATTTAACCATCTTTTTATGTTGCCTGGTTTCTCCAGTATATACATATATGTATGTCTGAATGCTCATCTTTGTCTTCAGAATAATACTAGTTTTGTCTGAATTTGATGCACTTCAAGCAACTGCTCGTCTCAAGGCTGGCACACTGTGTACAACATTCCACCATTGTTATCTGCTCTGCTCTGAAACTGCACTGTCTTACTACTTAGTTACTACTGAACCTTACAACGTCACTACGGCATTTCGTCAGACGACATCGTCGAAGCTACCCTTGCCGTCAGCGGCGTCGGATAGCCGTTTCCGGCGGCTGCCCCCTCGCACTGCTGGCAGCAGCGGGGCGCCGTCGTACTCGGAGACGGCCGTCTTCTCGTCGAGGTTTTTCCGGTGCGCCTGCTCGCATCGCAGCAGTATCTGCAGCACGTCCTTCATGGTCGGCCGCGTCGACGGCTGAGCGCCGGTGCAGATGATGCCGAGCTTGAACACGACATCGAAGTCGTCACTTTGCCTGGCGTCGCCGATGCACTCGTCCGCCGCGTCAGCGATGCTCTTCCCGGACTGCAGGTGCCGCCACGCCCACTCCGCCAGCGAGCAGTGCTCGCCGCCGTTGCCGGCCTCCCTGCCGGTGGCCAGCTCCAGCAGCACCACCCCGAAGCTGTACACGTCCACCTTCTCGTTCGCCTTCCTCGTGTACCCGCACTCTGCAATCAGACCACGGCGAACAATATGAGCCACCGAGCTGCAAGAAATTTCGGCGTCGAGGATTACTATCAAGGTGAGGTGATCGGTGCGTACCTGGAGCCATGTAGCCGAAGGTTCCGGCGACGGCGGACACGGTGTCGTGCGGCGTCGTGCCGGCGGCCTCGGCGAGTATCCTGGCGAGCCCGAAGTCGGCGACCTTGGCGTTGAGCTCCGCGTCGAGCAGGATGTTGCTGCACTTGACGTCCCGGTGCACCACCGGCGGGGAGCACTCGTGGTGCATGTAGCTCAGCCCCCgcgccgcgcccacggccacccTCACCCTCGCCGGCCAGTTCAGCGGCGCTCGCCTGGCCGAGGGGGCCCTCGCCGGCATCGAGCTCCCAGCCGGCGCCGGCCACCTGTGGCCGTGGAGCCACTTGTCCAGGCTGCCGTTGCCCATGTACTCGTAGACGAGGAGCTTGGTCTCCGCGCGGGAGAGGCAGCACAGGAGCTTGACGATGTTGGTGTGCCGGACGTGGCCGAGCACCTCCACCTCCGACTCGAACTCCCGCTCCAGCTTCCTCTCCACCTTCCCGCCGGTCCAGATGCGCTTCACGGCCACCACCGTGCCGCCGCTCGCGCCGCTCCGGCTGGGGCACTCCACGCGGTACACCCGCCCCGACCCGCCCTTGCCGATGAGGTTCTCGTCGGCGAGCCCGCGCAGCACGGGGCCCTCGCCGAAGTCCAGCGGCTGGAAAGGGGTGAGCTTCCAGGCCTCTTCGGGCGGCGCGAGCCCCTTCCGCCTCTTGATGTCGCGGACGATGAAGAAGGCGAGCGCCGCGATGACCACGagtagcgcggcggcggcggcgacaaggcCGGTGCGAAGGCCTGGTGATACCTTGTCGGATGACCTGGCTGCGCACGAGCTCACGCCGGCGAGGTTCCCCGACGACGCCGCGCCCGTGCAGAGCGCGCGGTTGCCCAGGAAGCTTCGGTCGTAGGCGGGGACAGCGAGCGCCTCCGGGACCTCGCCGGCGAGGTTATTGGATGACAGGTTTAGCTGGTTCAGCCTTAGTGATCCCAGCGCTCGCGGGATGCTGCCGGAGAGTTGGTTGGACGAGAGGTCGAGCAGGGTGAGCACCGGCATGGAGCCCAACCCCGCCGGTATCTCGCCGGTGAGCTGGTTGTTGCTGAAGTTCATCTGCGTGAGGCCACCGAGCGACGCGATGCTCGGCGGGATCGCGCCCGACAGCTGGTTGGACGACAGGATGAACTCCTGCAGCAGCGGcatgccggcggcgagccccgcgGGTATCTCGCCGGAGAAGGAGTTGTTCCCGGCGTTGAACTTCTGCAGCTTAGCCGCCGACGACGGAAGGCTGCCTCTGAACTTGTTGTTCATGATGTAGAGCCTCGTCATGTTCCAAAACAGCGTCTCTGGCAGGGTACCGGTGAGCCCTCCATTGTTCTGCAAAAGCAGAGTCATCAGCTTCGTCTCCGTCCAGAGCGCGGCCGGCACCTCGCCGGAAAGCTTGTTGTCTTGGAGCTGCAGGCTTATGAGCGCGGGGCAGTTGGCGAGGCTGGCCGGGATCGAGCCGTTCAGGCGGTTGCCGGAGGCGGTGATGACCCACAGCCCGCGGTTCTTGCAGACCCCCGCCGGTATCGGCCCGGAGAGGTCGTTGTCGTCGACCTGGATGTCTCTCAGCGACGGCGAGTGCATCCCGAGCTCCGCCGGAAGCGCCCCCGTGAGTTTGTTCTCAAACAGCCACAGGAACACCAGCGACGGTAGCTGGGCGAGGCTCGCCGGTATCTCGCCGGAGAAGCCGTTGCCGCTCAAGCATAATTTGCTAAGCTTCGTCAATGTTCCGAGGCTTTCCGGGATCGCGCCGGTCAGCTTGTTGTAGGACAGGTCGATCTCGATTAGACCCGCCGCTCCGATGGCGCCATCGATGACGACGCCACCGGTGAGGTTGTTATAGTGTAAGTACAACATCTGCAGCTTGGTGAGGTTCCAGATCGACGGTGGAATGTTCCCGGTGAACGCGTTGGTCGACAGGTCAAGCCACACCAACTCCGACAGCTCCGGGAGGTAGCTCGGGAACTCGCCGGTGAGGTTGCATCCGGCTAGCCAGACAGTGGCCAGCTTCGCCAAGTTCTTGAACGACTCCGGCAGCTTGCCGGGGCCGAAATGGTTGTGCTCGAGCTTGAGCGTCTGGAGGCCAGTCAGCTCCCCGAGCTCCGGCGGGATGGTGCCGGTGAGCTGGTTGCTGTCGAGAGCGAGGACCGTCAGGTTCTTGAGCTTGGACAGCGCGGGCGGCACCTGCCCGGTGAAGCCGTTGCCGTTCAGGGCCAGGTAGGTGAGGTTCTCCCCGAGGCGGCCGATGTCTGCGGGGAGGTTGCCCGCGAGCGTGTTCATCGAGAGGTCGAGGTGCGTGAGGCCCGTGCAGTTGTAGAGGGACTCCGGGAAGCCGCCGCTGACGCTGGTGTTGCTGAGGTCGAGCGTGGCGAGGCCGGTGAGCCGGCCGATGGCGTCGGGGACGGGGCCGGAGACGGTGACGTTCGACAGGGCGAGGGAGGTCACCCGGCCGGCGCCGTCGCAGGAGACGTGGGCCCAGCCGGTGCAGGGCGAGCCCGTGGCCGCCGACCACGACGCGAGCTCCGGCGGGTCGCCCCACGCGCGCTTGACCTCGAGCAGGAGCTGCCGCTCGTCGGCCTGCTGCGCCGCGGCGTGGCGCAGGTGCAGGACGAGGCAGAGCGCGAGGAGTGGGAGATAGGCGCGGTGTGGCGACGCCATGGTCGCCGGTCGGTTTCCGGCCGCCGGAGCACGGAAGCGTGCGACCGTGCGTTCAGTTTGGTTGGCGGGAGCGGCCTGCCATCGCTGACCCCGGTGTGGAAACGTGTGGCGCGTTATGTAGTGGGAACTGGCCACGGCCGGTgtttttccccttttctttttgTCCTTTTTAATTCCTTTTTCATTCTGTTGGATAGTGTGCTCGTTGGGGTTGTCGGGTGGTGCTTGCTTGGAAGCTTCAATCTTGGTTTCTACTTGGTTGTTTAATTCGTGTTTGCTACATGTGTTGTTAGTGTGGGGTTTAGGCAGGGCCAAATTAATTGGACCGAAGGGGACATGTTCTAGATGGTTAGTATACCACGCGCCGCGATGACCGTGCCGCCGGCCACCTCTGCCGATGCCTCTCTTTCCCCACCCCACCCTTCTCGACGCCCCTCTCGTCTTACCGCCCTGCGCCGCTGGCCGAGATTTTAGAATGGGCCCGCCGATATCCAACTTCCTTGAGCCTATGCACATATGCACCTCCGACCTCCCCTTCCTCGACTCCTCCATACCCTGTGCCGCAACTCTTCACCAGCCGAGCTCTCCCCCTGTCGTCGGTCGCCGCTCCCTCCTCAATGAAGGCGAGTGTCGCCTCCTGAGAGTACAACCGCGCCACTGCTACCGCatcatgttttttttctttcacaaaTTGATCTTGTAGATGAGTTTTGTGTTATATGTTGCATTTCTAGGGTTCACATGTGAATCTTGACATGGATAAGTTATGTGTATGTGCATATGTGAATGTTTGAATTGTGTTTATGTGAAATCGACTATTCATATGTGCATGCATATGTCATTTTTTGTGAAGTGCGGGTATGTGAAGTCAATGTCAACTACAATGTATGTGCACGTCAATGTCAATTGAAATGTCACCAAAATGTGACATGTTTTTCTATATGCAACTTGTATCGAGTTGTTtgcacatgatggaagagatcattCCTGTGCCATCATGATATCCTAGAAAAATGATGTTGATGCAATTTCACTGTCAATGCCACTCGAGGATATTGCTATTTTGCAAGCAGTGGTGCTAAAGGAAGTGCATAAACATTAGGCAATTACGCCCATAATGAGAACATCCAATTGTGCCTCTTGTGGCAAATTACTGTATGAGATCCTACTGTAGGCGATGAATAGTGGGGGAAGGCATATTGAAAATGGATTGCCGAGCACTACCACTTCAAGAGAATATTTGAGTTTGATAGAACTGCTAACCCTCTTGAGCATCGATCGGCTACAATTATGAAGGAGATAATAAGTGGCAAGTGTGTTATGATCAAACTCAGTATTGTCATCGAAGCGTCAATACCACATTAAGAGCATGCAAGTTAACTAGTCCCTTGATCAGATTGCAATTTTTGTTGTCATTTCTATGTGTACTAACAGTTTCCTTTGGTGTAGTTTGGAGAAGCCCATGcactgtaaaaggaaaaaaagaggacaTCTGGCCTACTTCACTCTTGGCTCAAGTTGAAGATTTTTCCAATATGGCAATGACTAAACCCCGTCAAACAAGAGATCAAGGTCCGACAAGTCTTGGACGCCATCCGAGAAGGGTATGATAGCTAGAGTCCAACTCCGCAATCCGGCACCACCTAGTAAGAAGAAACCACTAGGGTGGAAGGCCGAAAATGAGAAACGGGAGATGGAAGTAGAGAATGCACCATACAAGAAGAAACATTCAGGCTTGTTGGTGGGGATGGACTATGTCTAattattttggatgatgtatgtttgaGGATGTCGTAAGAATTATTCGCATGACGCTTCTTCATGCTTggaaatttttattttgaattgagACATTTAAAATTGTGGATCAGAATATGATTTAGTCAATGCATTAGAAATAATGTAGTTAAATCAGAGTGGTGTGGAACTAATGTAAACATAAAGTATATGTGACAGTGGAGAGAAAAAGGAGTTCTGAAAATATTAAGGGCTATCTAGAAGATGTTGGTTTGACCCCGATATGTTTTCTACTACTCGCCATCGACATCTTAGATTTGCTACTGATCTTGGAAAGAGACAATCGGCTGCTAGTTCTCGTTTCTACGGTAAAACTATTCGGAAGCACAACGAGGCTGCTCACTTGCTACAAAGGAGGAGGAATGTTGTTTTCGAGTGTAAGAAATTCACATCACATCGAATGAGTAGTTGTCGAATTATCGTGCATTCATCATTCACATCACACCCGAGCATTTTGGATACCAAAAaatttcatttgtttctttgaatTTTTCTACTTTTTTTGAATTATCTGTTCATCAGGAGGAGATGAGCCTCAGCTCAAATAGCAATTACCGAAGTGAACATAGACTGTATGTAAAAGTAGAGAGAAAGAAAATTGCGGCAATTTTTGGGCTAAAAAATGCACCATCGAAGGGCTATCTAGAAACTCTATTTAGATATAGAGACGAACATTTGACCCTGATAGGTTTTCTAGTAGCTGTCAACATCTTAGATATGATCCTCATCCTGGGATGACAACCGGCTGCTAGCACTCATGTCCAGAGTCAAACTATTCGGAAGCACAATGAGACCAGTCGCTGGCGACGGAGGAGGTGGAACGCTGTTTTGGAGTGTCATTCACATCAAATTAGTGATGATGGGTAGTTGTCGACGACTATCGAGTGTGGTGCATTCATCGTGAATGGGAGACCTTTGCAAAGATGAATATTGGTCTCGGATGTCCATTAAGCAAAGCGGACATACATGACCAGCCACCACATGATCGTGTGTCTTGGGAATGATGTTGCACATTGTTGTAAAGGTGATTAGCCTCGACAATGGACATGGAGGTGCTAGTGACAGTAGTGGCCTCGACGTGAGCAACATTGAGCTTGATGGTGGCTTAATAGGTGGTCTATGTTGATTATTCTAGATGAAGTATGCTTGATAACTTTTTTTTTTGTGGGGAACATGTTTGAGAACGGTGGATGAATTACTTGTGATATTTGCATGCCGTTTTTTTTTACTAGGATTTGTCATTTCCACGTCCGAAAAAAATCTAATTTGAATTCGGATCATGGTAAATTTGTGGTTTCAAATATGACTTAGTTCCATGCATTGGAAATACGGTGCGAAACTGAAGTAAACGTAGAGTATGTCTGAGAATTGAGAGAGAAAAGAATCCGTGGCAACTTTTGTGCTAAAAAATGCACCATCGAAGGGCTATCTAGAAACTCTATTTGGAGATAGAGATGGCCATTTGACCCCGTTCGGTTTTGTAGTAGCTGTCAACATCTTAGATATGATCCTCATCTTGGGATGACAACCGGCTGCTAGCTCTCATGTCTAGAGTCAAACTATTCGGAAGCACGAGGAGGCCGATCGCTGGCGACGGAGGAAGAGGAACGCTGTTTTAGAGTGTAGGAATTCACTTCGAATTAGTGATGAGCAATTCATCATTTCTGTTTCTCCGCACGTTAAAAATCAGTCGCTATTGTCATTTGAAAGCAAAAGCAACAATACCGTCACCGTCGATGCGAAGCTGTTTTCTATGGCCGGCTTGGAGATTTGCACTACCGGTATATTATAGATTTTGATGATTAGAACGCGACGGCGACATGCGAGGGAACGCTTTCCGTTGCTTCCGTTGGACACGAGTTGAGCTTGAGGTCACGGGGCAGTGAGCATGACACCTGCGACTGCGACGTGGGACCCGCAGGCCAGTTGCTCTTCGTCCGTGTGCGTCTAGAAGTTTGGCAAATCGTGCGCTGCTCGATGCGGTCAAAGGGAAAAGCCGTGATGAGGATGTGTATGCGGGCTattttgattgattgattgattgatgacTAGGGTCGGCCAGTCGTCGTCGTGCGCTCGGAACGGGAAGGGGAAGGATACGAGAAGAAGAAGACGCTCGATCGACCCTCTGCCCGAATACCGCACGTGCGTCTCCGGGCAGTACATGGTGCATGTACGCCGTGGGTCGCGACCACGTACGTGGGACCTTTGTTTGGTGGTAGCACACTGTATTGGCCTCTTGTATCTATCTACTCCTCTGttcctttttagtttgcatataaaatttggctaaggtcaaactttgtaaaatttaACTAGCTTTGTTGGAAAAGATATCAACATCCACACTATGAAATCAGTAATATTAGATGCATAATAAAATTAATTTGTATAACATATAATTTTAgtgttgtagatgttaatattttttttataaacttagtcaaactttacaaagtttgattttgaccaaatcttatatgcggactaaaaagaaacagaTGGAGTTTCTATCTATCTAGAAGAAAAATCTTTCTGATACAATTTTTTTAGTATAATCCCAAGACATTTCTTCGAGTGTCATTCTGAAGACATTTGGTTCACCGTGGTGAAAGTGCAGGATGACGAAGCTGGAATGGAAAAATTGGGCTTCTAGTAGAGAGCTCAGAGTGAATGATTGGGCTGGTTGCACGGCCCATTGACCGGTCAGCGGTCAGTCGGTCACCCACTCATCCCGCCACACACACACGCGGAGAAAATGCTTCCAGTCCATCTCATCTGATCTAACCGCCCGCGCGTACGTCTGGGCGGCCGCCCGGCCGGAATGGAGTGGGAAACATGGGCGTCTCACCGTCGTCGGGCACCCAAGAAAGTTTCTCGCGCCTGCTCGCCTTTGCTGACCGCGTACTCGTGCGTGGACTGGTCTCACGCACCATAATAGGGTATTGCACCACTGCGGCGCGCCCACTGATCGGCTTGATACACCCACCCATCGCATGGTACGACTACCACCTACCTGGTGTGTCCATGTGGCGCCTAACCTCACTGCCGCTAGTACACATACAACTGAGCACTACTCCTGAGCATCTCTAACAGGCGTGCAACGCGCCGCGCGCTAAAACTCACGATACACAGCCGAATTAGCCCAGCGACCGCCACAAATTAAAGCGCGCCCACGCCGCTCCAGCAGGCGCGCTATATTTCATCAGTTTTTTCCTACTACGATTCAATACATGATAGTTCTCCTACTGCTACTATTCGTCCGACTCAGACTCtgtctcggtgatgtcctcctccaacgTCAGAGCGTAGGCATCAAGGAACCGCTCGTCGCTGGAGTTCCAGGATCGCCTTCCGTGTTCGCTTGTTCTCGCGATAGTCGgctcgctcctccctcctcttcgccctcttcaccctccTTTGGGCGAAGAACTGTATCTCGTTGGTGTCTTCCGAGAAGCGATGGCTCCATAGCGCCATGGCTTGCTCGTCCATCTCGGCCAGCCTGAGACGATGCTCCCGCCTCCGGTGcttgcgacgatcctcgtcggtgagaaGCCGCGGGAAAGGCGCCAACTCCTGTGCGCGTTCCCGCGTTGCCACGTCGGCGAAGTTCATGTCCTGACGGGAGACGCACGTGCGCGCTCCCgcaggaggcgccacgccgcagcgTCGTAAACGCGGGCACCCTCCTGGGCAGTGTCGAAGGTTCCGAGACGGAGCCGCATGCCGCCGCCCGACCGAATCTCGGCGGAGTAGGTGCCGGACGGATgcacgcggacgccgcggtagcccgtaCCTCCTCGGCGGCGAGGCAGCttggtggcgcggtggtggtgtGTCGGCGGCAGAGCGCGGCAGAGGGCGATGGAGAGATGGAGAGAGCGGCAGAGGGCGCTGTAATTTATAGGTGGGCTGGACGCGGCGCGCCAAATGTAGCGCGTGAGCGGCCGCCTTTTCCCGCGCGCGCTAGTTTCCCGTCACTGCTGGAGCGCGCGAAAACGTCCCGCGCGCACTAAAAAGCCAACTTACCGCGCGCGCGTCTTTTGACgcggttgttggagatgctctaaaaatataaatctttttagatattccaatataATCTACATACGattgtatatagacatattttaaagtaggCAATTGTGGCGGGAGGCGAGGCCCTTCAGGCGGGTTTGGTCATGCGTGTTGGTAATGGAAGATCTATCTCTATTTGAGAGAATAAGTGGATTCCAGGTACCATTAGCATGTCTTCTATGTCCATTATTACTCCTACTACTTTGCATACTGTCAATGAACTCATTGATGAAGAAAATTAGACATGGAAGATGGATCTTGTTCGACAAAATTTTCTCGCTCCGGATGCAGAAGCTATCTTGAACATAGCATTGCGTATCAGAGGCGGGGATGATTTCTTTGCCTGGGCTTTTGAAAACTCAGGTGTGTACACTGTCAAGTCGGTGTACCGTGCTCTCGTGAATCAGAAAGAGTGTAaagctctagaggaagggacggctACCGGTGCCTCAAAATCTGAACAATAGATGTGGACATCTCTGTGGAAGCTCAAAGTTGTGACTAAGGTCAAAGTTTTTTTAGTGGAGAGTTCTTCGCGGGATCCTCCCCAACGAAGCAACCCTTAAGTATAAACATATCAAACCTATAAGCCTATGCAATGTATGCTTGACTAGAGAGGAGGATCTTATGCATGCACCGGTGACTTGCTCCCATGCACGTAGATTCTAGGATGAAGCGCAAACATGGTTTGATCTTTGATTTCCATGCCTACATCCAGAAACATGGGCACGCGACATCTTATGTGATGATCGTTTTTGGATCGTGTGAGAGGACATATTGTATCGGTGATGTGGGCTATCTGGCATTCGCGGAATCGTTGGACTCATGAGAAGGAGCATGTGGATCCAGTGTACTCCACTCGACGCATTCGAGAGGACTTGGCCTTGCTGGACATTCCAATGAAGCAGGCTACATTGTTGCCAGGTCATGGTTAGCGCCCCCTAGACGCAGGGTTTGTCAAGATAAATGTCGATGGTGCAATCAACTCTGAAGCAGGACTAGCTGGAGCGGGCGGTGTAGCTCGTTCTGCCACGGCGCTGCTTGCTTCTTGGTGTAAACCGCATATCGGTGTTACAGATCCTCTCATTGTCGAGGCCTTGTCACTATGAGAGGGAGTCATATTCGCTCGTCTACGAGGCTACTCACATGTGATATTGGAATCCGACTGCCTGGAGATTGTGAATCTCTGGAACACTCGTCACGGCTCTTGTTTGGCCGTGGCTCCGTTAGTAGTAGATTTTGGAGAGCATGCTTTGTCTTTTGACTCTTTTGtaattcagcatgtaaacaggtctaTTAATCTCCCGGCTCATCTTTGTGCAAGGCACGCCAGCACACTCAGGGTGACCAAGAATTAGTTGGACTCTGCACCTTCGTTCCTGATCAGTAGCCTGATAGCGGATGATCCTAGGAGCGTTTTTGTTTGAATAAAGCTCTCACAATTCCCCGCAAaaaaagtgtagattcacttattttgcttcgtatatagtccATAGTGTAATACTCCCTTCAtccccttatacaaggccactatgaaaaatacattttgcatctatacaagatCATTAACAGTAATCGAGGAAAAAATAATAATGTTTTCTCGtactagcaacttgtttaatactagcatgcatgtagtcataatgacactgtgctagttccttctcattccttccttgcatgcatgcggcGTATTAATGAACCCGGTTAACGAAAAAAAAGTTGGCTTGCAAAGttcattaaattttaccttggtacctaTAATTTgaatttgtggccttgtataagagaATAAAGGGAGTATTAAAAAAACTTGGGGGTACATCACTGCGTAGCTCTTGCTCGGGACTGTACATGTCCACCAGTCCACGTAACTAAAAGATCACTAGTTTTTTTCTTTGCGAAAAAAGAGATCACTAGTTACGAATTGAGAATAACACAAATGGTCACCGTTACTTAATTTCAAGATTTGTGATCTTAGTCTCTCGAACAATGGCGTAGCTAGTGGGTAACACGGAAATTCtaagattttttttttcatttaccaTGTCATACAAGAGGCTAACGTGCGCTTCGCAGCGCCATTCTTCACACACATGATTAACTCTTTTATATATGGTAGATTATTGTGATCAGTTGTTTTGTTTGAATTTTGTCCTTGTTGGCTTGTGTTTTAGTTATGTTTTGGTGGTGTTTTTTTTTTCGTTCATATATCTCGTGTCAGGTTGCCTCTAGAGACAATACTTGTTCCGAGAGGAGAGTGGAGTTGTTTGATATGTGATTGTGATGTATTTACATGTTTCGACCTCGGTATCATTCGTTGGTGGTATTTGAGCCTCTTGGGAGCTCCTATACCACGTCAAAACAGTGGAATTGGTGCTATAACACTTGCATATGGGCCGCCTCATGAAGCTCTCAGTTGCTTAGCTTCTTTCTCCGCTCATCCTATTGCCAGCTCCGTAATAATTGGTTGTCTTTTTTATTTAAAAGTGTTAGTTTAATCAAAAGATTTTCAAGGATGTAAAGATGTTGCAAATTTAAAAATCATTTATCTTAGAAAAGTTCttgaaattcaaaaaatattcacataGTAAATAAGGTTTcaaattaaaaatgttcataaacattAAAAATGACCGTGAACTTCAAAATATCCATGAATTTAATAAATAATAATGAATCTGAACAAAATGttaattttttcaaaaaatgtttttaaCACACAAATTTTCTCACGAATAAGAATGTGAAAAAAAGAATAAGAAGTAAAACTAAATATGTAGCACATAACCTT
Proteins encoded in this window:
- the LOC123063619 gene encoding receptor-like protein kinase HSL1; this translates as MASPHRAYLPLLALCLVLHLRHAAAQQADERQLLLEVKRAWGDPPELASWSAATGSPCTGWAHVSCDGAGRVTSLALSNVTVSGPVPDAIGRLTGLATLDLSNTSVSGGFPESLYNCTGLTHLDLSMNTLAGNLPADIGRLGENLTYLALNGNGFTGQVPPALSKLKNLTVLALDSNQLTGTIPPELGELTGLQTLKLEHNHFGPGKLPESFKNLAKLATVWLAGCNLTGEFPSYLPELSELVWLDLSTNAFTGNIPPSIWNLTKLQMLYLHYNNLTGGVVIDGAIGAAGLIEIDLSYNKLTGAIPESLGTLTKLSKLCLSGNGFSGEIPASLAQLPSLVFLWLFENKLTGALPAELGMHSPSLRDIQVDDNDLSGPIPAGVCKNRGLWVITASGNRLNGSIPASLANCPALISLQLQDNKLSGEVPAALWTETKLMTLLLQNNGGLTGTLPETLFWNMTRLYIMNNKFRGSLPSSAAKLQKFNAGNNSFSGEIPAGLAAGMPLLQEFILSSNQLSGAIPPSIASLGGLTQMNFSNNQLTGEIPAGLGSMPVLTLLDLSSNQLSGSIPRALGSLRLNQLNLSSNNLAGEVPEALAVPAYDRSFLGNRALCTGAASSGNLAGVSSCAARSSDKVSPGLRTGLVAAAAALLVVIAALAFFIVRDIKRRKGLAPPEEAWKLTPFQPLDFGEGPVLRGLADENLIGKGGSGRVYRVECPSRSGASGGTVVAVKRIWTGGKVERKLEREFESEVEVLGHVRHTNIVKLLCCLSRAETKLLVYEYMGNGSLDKWLHGHRWPAPAGSSMPARAPSARRAPLNWPARVRVAVGAARGLSYMHHECSPPVVHRDVKCSNILLDAELNAKVADFGLARILAEAAGTTPHDTVSAVAGTFGYMAPECGYTRKANEKVDVYSFGVVLLELATGREAGNGGEHCSLAEWAWRHLQSGKSIADAADECIGDARQSDDFDVVFKLGIICTGAQPSTRPTMKDVLQILLRCEQAHRKNLDEKTAVSEYDGAPLLPAVRGGSRRKRLSDAADGKGSFDDVV